A single region of the Mechercharimyces sp. CAU 1602 genome encodes:
- the hemB gene encoding porphobilinogen synthase encodes MENFKRHRRLRANSAIRQMVREHELQLTDLIYPLFVVEGKQVKKEIPSMPGVYHYSLDQLEEEIDEIVGLGIRSIILFGVPSEKDAVGKCADDEFGIVQRATALVKERHPALYVIADTCLCQYTDHGHCGVVEEGIVLNDASLERLAQTAVSQARAGADMIAPSNMMDGFVTAIRRGLDEEGFSHIPIMSYAVKYASAFYGPFRDAADSSPQFGDRRTYQMDPANAREALREAASDVDEGADMLMVKPGLAYMDIIVRLKQQFDLPLAVYNVSGEYSMIKAAAQNGWIDEQAVVMEMLTGMKRAGVDLILTYHAKDAARWLKN; translated from the coding sequence ATGGAAAATTTTAAACGGCACCGCCGTTTACGAGCAAATAGTGCGATTCGTCAAATGGTGCGTGAACATGAACTTCAACTGACTGATCTCATTTATCCGCTTTTTGTGGTAGAAGGGAAGCAGGTGAAAAAAGAGATTCCTTCGATGCCAGGTGTATATCATTATTCGCTCGATCAATTAGAGGAAGAAATCGACGAAATTGTGGGTTTAGGGATACGCTCCATCATCTTATTTGGGGTACCGTCTGAAAAGGATGCTGTAGGAAAATGCGCGGATGATGAGTTTGGTATCGTGCAACGGGCGACGGCTCTAGTAAAAGAACGGCACCCTGCATTGTATGTGATTGCTGATACGTGTTTGTGCCAATATACTGATCATGGTCACTGTGGCGTAGTGGAAGAGGGGATTGTCCTCAACGATGCCTCACTAGAGAGATTAGCACAGACGGCAGTGTCGCAGGCACGTGCAGGAGCTGATATGATTGCACCTTCGAATATGATGGACGGATTTGTTACAGCGATTCGGCGGGGGTTGGATGAGGAAGGATTTAGTCATATTCCTATTATGTCGTATGCGGTCAAGTATGCTTCGGCTTTTTATGGGCCATTCCGTGATGCGGCTGATTCCTCGCCGCAGTTTGGTGATCGACGGACGTATCAGATGGATCCAGCTAATGCGCGTGAAGCACTGCGTGAAGCCGCTTCTGATGTGGACGAGGGTGCCGATATGCTGATGGTAAAGCCAGGACTGGCTTATATGGATATTATTGTGCGCTTGAAACAACAGTTTGATCTTCCGCTGGCGGTGTATAACGTAAGTGGGGAGTACTCGATGATAAAAGCAGCAGCACAAAACGGATGGATCGACGAGCAAGCGGTAGTTATGGAGATGCTAACAGGAATGAAGCGAGCCGGAGTTGATTTAATTCTTACCTATCACGCAAAAGATGCCGCGCGGTGGTTAAAGAATTAA